A section of the Maniola jurtina chromosome 28, ilManJurt1.1, whole genome shotgun sequence genome encodes:
- the LOC123879688 gene encoding uncharacterized protein LOC123879688: MTNTRCRKFKTPAVGKSKSSNVAISAKAENKKNKKSLSNAQLQPLVVKKRGVYVEKKIQSSTDTQEANDTKIQTKAPRRPRPGQKKFLASVLTILSKSTTGTQYPDIQENKKEKARFTPKFKSTNDSESKYKQVTNKTKKTKYRSRVLNDEMLKSEKEQLIILQPKMEITQTPSSNSFRVKTASDVTKPIEENEPKQSAIRNILENNIYSGVAEGITKEVLEGKPKKEKIFRINDDPETIASEIAEKDDRHMYNFFVDLLETTISVYNVKTEYEISDVSKSAFELDDSVIQKLEIKKEHSSLHHSVNYTSKCECKHVLKKGSSPIDIKSSDDTPSPTVKPKIKVKSCLNPKSITYTRKAKTAPKSKSFDNNKGYIRKPNKKQILNDLKQELAKDTYTFHEPKSLYDALIVMAKNKSRNEKSLHFVSKIDNRMDSKDSCMFERRKVISFGMRKNYNQTRKQLPTSESRNCKKAEDFGKKRYVPSSHSLEVYGYDYEEPAKVLEEKREKRIIFNYHSSPSTSEFLVDYNL; the protein is encoded by the exons ATGACAAATACCAGATGTCGTAAATTCAAAACTCCG GCCGTGGGAAAGTCCAAGTCTTCCAACGTAGCGATCAGTGCCAAAGCAGAAAATAAGAAAAACAAGAAAAGTCTGAGCAATGCCCAATTGCAGCCCTTGGTGGTAAAGAAACGTGGAGTTTATGTGGAGAAGAAGATTCAATCTTCTACTGATACACAAG AAGCCAACGATACGAAAATCCAGACGAAGGCCCCACGTAGACCGCGGCCAGGCCAGAAGAAATTTTTAGCCTCCGTGCTAACAATTCTATCCAAATCAACAACCGGAACACAATATCCAGATATACAAgagaataaaaaagaaaaggcACGATTTACACCAAAATTTAAAAGCACAAATGATTCAGAATCCAAATACAAACAAGTAACtaataaaacaaagaagactAAATATAGATCTCGAGTATTGAACGATGAGATGCTAAAATCTGAAAAGGAACAACTTATAATCTTGCAACcgaaaatggaaatcactcaaaCACCCTCCAGTAATTCTTTTAGAGTTAAAACCGCAAGCGACGTAACAAAACCGATAGAGGAAAATGAACCCAAACAAAGTGcaataagaaatattttagaaaacaATATTTACAGTGGAGTAGCTGAAGGTATTACCAAAGAAGTTTTAGAAGGAAAACCGAAAAAAGAAAAGATATTTAGGATCAACGATGACCCAGAAACTATAGCTTCCGAAATAGCGGAGAAAGATGACAGACATATGTACAACTTTTTCGTCGATTTACTAGAAACCACTATAAGCGTTTATAACGTTAAAACAGAATACGAAATCAGCGACGTTTCGAAAAGCGCTTTCGAATTAGACGATAGTGTTATCCAgaaacttgaaataaaaaagGAACACAGTTCATTACATCACAGTGTAAATTATACATCCAAGTGTGAATGTAAACATGTATTAAAAAAAGGAAGTAGTCCAATTGATATCAAATCATCTGATGATACACCATCCCCAACTGTAAAACCCAAAATCAAAGTGAAATCATGTCTGAATCCCAAAAGTATAACATATACAAGGAAAGCGAAAACTGCACCAAAATCTAAGAGCTTTGATAACAACAAGGGATATATTAGAAAACCAAACAAGAAACAGATACTAAACGATTTGAAACAAGAGCTAGCAAAAGACACATATACTTTTCACGAACCAAAAAGTCTATATGATGCATTAATAGTTATggcaaaaaataaaagtagaaatGAGAAATCCTTACATTTCGTTAGTAAGATAGACAACAGAATGGATAGTAAAGATTCTTGTATGTTTGAGAGAAGAAAAGTCATATCATTTGGAATGagaaaaaattataatcaaacAAGAAAGCAACTACCAACTTCTGAGTCGAGGAATTGCAAAAAAGCTGAGGATTTTGGTAAGAAAAGATATGTGCCGTCCAGCCATTCTCTAGAAGTTTATGGATATGATTATGAAGAGCCTGCGAAAGTTCTAGAAGAGAAACGTGAAAAGAGAATAATTTTCAACTATCATTCCAGTCCATCAACAAGTGAATTTTTAGTTGATTACAAtttataa